TCCACTGGTCAGGATGAGGGAAAGGGAGATGGACTTTTACAGGTTCGGAGGCTGTGTTGATTACAGGGGGTTGATGGAGAAGCGAAGAGTGCCGGGAGTGGACAAAAGACTCGTTCTGATAATTCCCACCGGAAAAGGGCATCGCGAAATCCCTCTTACAGACATTCATCCGAGCAGCGTGGCGAGAATGCTCGGAGTGTCAATAGACATCGTGACGGAGAGAATAAGGGTTCTGACGAGAAGGAGAGAGGTCGGAAGGACGGGCATCTTTCTCTGCGAGACAATTCCTTCAACTGACTGCTTCGAGCAGGCTCTTAAGGAAATCGCCTCCAGAAACCCTGCGGTAAGGAGAAGGCTCGACTAACCGAACTTCTTGCTCAGCTTTATCGCGTTCAGCAGGGTTAAGGTGTACACGGCGAACAGGGCAATCAAAACGACCATCGAAGCCAGCATTACTGCTGT
The nucleotide sequence above comes from Archaeoglobus fulgidus DSM 4304. Encoded proteins:
- a CDS encoding nucleotidyltransferase domain-containing protein — protein: MRRVGTYGGRKLIEYDQERWNILAEKRERAKEVMESLLSFGIESVVYGSVARGDVNEKSDVDIFIPEVIPSYKVEVALDGFEVLEKRIVQATPNYAIKGEFVLSDNTTVSFPLVRMREREMDFYRFGGCVDYRGLMEKRRVPGVDKRLVLIIPTGKGHREIPLTDIHPSSVARMLGVSIDIVTERIRVLTRRREVGRTGIFLCETIPSTDCFEQALKEIASRNPAVRRRLD